The Mycobacterium seoulense genome has a window encoding:
- a CDS encoding acyl-CoA dehydrogenase family protein has protein sequence MQLALTPEEAAFRDELRSIYTTKIPEELRERVRRGSAEVNRDDIVTSHKILHEHGLAVPNWPVEWGGKDWTPTQHQIWADEMQLACVPEPLNFNTKMVGPVIAEFGSEEVKQRFLPPTASLDIWWCQGFSEPEAGSDLASLRTTAVRDGDSYVVNGQKTWTTLGQYADWIFCLVRTDPQAPKRQAGISFLLFDMKTPGITLRPIKTIDGGHEVNEIFFEDVRVPANQLVGEENKGWTYAKFLLGNERTGIAGVGRTKVRLAEVKKHAAATGVLEDPLFAARLAEAENELLALELTQSRVVTDSANGQPNPASSVLKLRGSQLQQIATELLVEVAGADALPADGDGIASPDWAQHSAPHYLNYRKTSIYGGSNEVQRNIIASTILGL, from the coding sequence GTGCAACTGGCGCTCACACCGGAGGAAGCCGCGTTCCGCGACGAACTCCGCTCCATTTACACAACGAAGATCCCGGAAGAGCTGCGCGAGCGGGTGCGCCGGGGCTCGGCGGAAGTGAATCGCGACGACATCGTCACCAGCCACAAGATCCTGCACGAGCACGGGCTGGCGGTGCCGAACTGGCCGGTCGAATGGGGCGGCAAGGACTGGACGCCCACCCAGCACCAGATCTGGGCCGACGAGATGCAACTGGCGTGCGTCCCGGAGCCGCTGAACTTCAACACCAAAATGGTGGGGCCGGTGATCGCCGAATTCGGTTCGGAGGAGGTCAAACAACGCTTCCTGCCGCCGACGGCCAGCCTCGACATCTGGTGGTGCCAGGGGTTCTCCGAGCCCGAGGCCGGTTCGGACCTGGCGTCGTTGCGGACCACCGCGGTGCGGGATGGCGACAGCTACGTCGTCAACGGCCAGAAGACCTGGACCACGCTCGGCCAGTACGCGGACTGGATCTTCTGCCTCGTGCGCACCGACCCGCAGGCGCCCAAGCGCCAGGCCGGCATTTCGTTTCTGCTGTTCGACATGAAGACCCCCGGCATCACCCTGCGGCCCATCAAGACGATCGACGGCGGTCACGAGGTCAACGAGATTTTCTTCGAGGACGTCCGCGTGCCCGCCAATCAGCTTGTGGGAGAAGAGAACAAGGGCTGGACGTACGCGAAATTCCTGCTGGGCAACGAGCGGACCGGTATCGCCGGTGTCGGACGGACCAAAGTGCGCCTCGCCGAGGTGAAGAAGCACGCCGCGGCGACCGGGGTGCTCGAAGATCCCCTGTTCGCGGCCCGGCTGGCCGAGGCCGAAAACGAGCTGCTGGCACTGGAACTCACGCAGTCGCGGGTCGTCACCGATTCCGCGAACGGGCAGCCCAACCCCGCGTCTTCGGTGCTCAAACTGCGCGGCAGCCAGCTACAGCAGATCGCCACCGAATTGCTCGTCGAGGTGGCCGGCGCCGACGCGCTGCCCGCCGACGGCGACGGCATCGCGTCTCCGGACTGGGCGCAACACAGCGCGCCGCACTACCTCAACTACCGCAAGACGTCGATCTACGGCGGCAGCAACGAGGTGCAGCGCAACATCATCGCGTCCACCATTTTGGGATTGTGA
- the rpsT gene encoding 30S ribosomal protein S20 encodes MANIKSQQKRNRTNERARLRNKSVKSSLRTAVRAFREAAHAGDKDKATELLAATTRKLDKAASKGVIHKNQAANKKSALARALNKL; translated from the coding sequence GTGGCCAACATCAAGTCGCAGCAGAAGCGCAATCGCACCAACGAGCGCGCTCGACTGCGCAACAAGTCGGTGAAGTCCTCGCTTCGCACCGCCGTGCGCGCGTTCCGCGAGGCCGCCCATGCCGGCGACAAGGACAAGGCCACGGAGCTGCTCGCGGCGACCACCCGCAAGCTGGACAAGGCGGCCAGCAAGGGCGTGATCCACAAGAATCAGGCGGCCAACAAGAAGTCGGCGCTGGCGCGGGCGCTCAACAAGCTCTGA
- a CDS encoding acyl-CoA dehydrogenase family protein: protein MDFQLTDEQTLLRDTTRDLLSRSYDPESRNKVIGSDLGWSREVWSQLADTGILGLGFDPEEAGQIEIMVVLTEAGRRLAPEPILHAALAPGALIAELGSDAQKEQLDAVAAGQRLLAFAHLEPGHRTPTATVTTQAVRQGDSWALSGRKNPVLAGDCADALVVSAALPDGGTGLFLVDAGPESTSVSRHPYRTFDGQRGAQVDLDGAAAEPLGEGGDATRAIRDAVIRIQAGLCAEAVGAMEEALRLTTDYLKSRKQFGVTLNKFQALTQRAADMYVSLELARSMSLYASMSIADGDLDPVIASRAKLQIGRAGRHIAQESIQLHGGIGVTAEYPVAHYAARLTAIEHTLGTSGDHLHNLIDHLGDYDLARL from the coding sequence ATGGACTTTCAGTTGACCGACGAGCAGACCCTGCTCCGCGACACGACCCGCGACCTGCTGTCGCGCAGCTATGACCCGGAGAGCCGCAACAAGGTCATCGGCTCCGACCTGGGCTGGAGCCGTGAGGTATGGAGTCAGCTCGCCGACACCGGCATCCTCGGCCTCGGCTTCGACCCGGAGGAGGCGGGCCAGATCGAGATCATGGTCGTGCTGACCGAGGCCGGCCGACGGTTGGCGCCCGAACCGATCCTGCACGCCGCGTTGGCGCCCGGTGCGCTGATCGCCGAGCTGGGCAGCGACGCCCAGAAAGAACAGCTCGACGCCGTGGCGGCCGGCCAGCGGCTGCTGGCCTTCGCGCACCTGGAACCGGGCCACCGCACGCCAACCGCTACGGTGACCACTCAGGCTGTGCGGCAAGGGGATTCATGGGCACTGAGCGGACGTAAGAACCCGGTGCTCGCCGGTGACTGCGCCGACGCGTTGGTGGTCAGCGCCGCGCTGCCGGACGGCGGCACCGGCCTGTTCCTGGTCGACGCGGGCCCGGAAAGCACCTCCGTTAGCCGACACCCGTACCGGACCTTCGACGGACAACGGGGCGCGCAGGTCGATCTCGACGGCGCCGCCGCCGAACCGCTCGGCGAGGGGGGCGACGCGACGCGGGCCATCCGCGACGCCGTCATCCGCATCCAGGCGGGGCTGTGCGCCGAAGCGGTCGGGGCGATGGAGGAGGCGCTGCGGCTGACCACCGATTACCTCAAGTCCCGCAAGCAGTTCGGCGTCACGCTCAACAAGTTTCAGGCGCTCACGCAGCGGGCGGCCGACATGTATGTGTCGCTGGAGCTGGCGCGCAGCATGAGCCTGTACGCGTCGATGTCGATCGCCGACGGCGACCTCGACCCGGTGATCGCCTCGCGGGCCAAGCTGCAGATCGGCCGCGCGGGTCGGCACATCGCGCAGGAGTCGATCCAGTTGCACGGCGGAATCGGCGTGACCGCGGAATATCCGGTCGCCCACTACGCGGCCCGGCTCACCGCGATCGAGCACACGCTGGGCACCTCCGGCGACCACCTGCACAATCTGATCGACCACCTCGGCGACTACGACCTGGCCCGGCTCTAA
- a CDS encoding PPOX class F420-dependent oxidoreductase translates to MAELSARVVEFLSAGTRTGMLGYVAADGRPLVAPVWFVVDDGQLVFNTGRDTPKGRALHRDPRVVICVDDPHPPYSFVQVQGVATVSEDPAEVLDVATRAGARYMGAERAGEFGRRNSAPGELAVRVRPTKVVAGFDISD, encoded by the coding sequence ATGGCCGAGCTCTCGGCCCGAGTCGTCGAGTTCCTGTCGGCCGGCACCCGCACCGGGATGCTGGGGTACGTCGCCGCCGACGGCCGGCCGCTGGTCGCTCCGGTGTGGTTCGTCGTCGACGACGGACAGCTGGTGTTCAACACCGGCCGTGACACGCCCAAAGGCCGCGCCCTGCATCGCGATCCGCGGGTGGTGATCTGCGTCGACGATCCCCATCCGCCGTATTCGTTCGTTCAGGTGCAGGGGGTGGCGACGGTGAGCGAGGACCCCGCCGAGGTGCTCGACGTCGCCACCCGCGCCGGCGCGCGGTACATGGGCGCCGAGCGCGCCGGGGAGTTCGGCCGCCGCAACTCCGCGCCCGGCGAGCTGGCGGTGCGCGTGCGCCCGACCAAGGTCGTCGCCGGTTTCGATATCAGCGACTGA
- a CDS encoding ComEC/Rec2 family competence protein has protein sequence MSDTRGSGVVEPGAARVDARLVPAALTCWVVTAAGIWWPIGRVLAAWCVVLAAASGALAWHAARGRGGTGRLRAVSAGLISVGVIGAGFGLAVALRAEAVDRHPITAAFGTAAPVTVTPTESPVSLGRGRLMFRAKLQRLRDARIAGRVVVFARASHFESDAGGLMVGRPVRFTARIGRPTRRDLTVAVLNASGRPTAGTAGAVHRAAHTVRGRFAAAVRGALPAERAAMLPALVLGDTSAVTAETDREFRAAGMTHLMAVSGANVTIVCAAVLFSARLIGPRAAVVLAALTLVAFVVVVQPTASVLRAAVMGAIALAGVLFSRRRQAIPALCAAVLGLLAIAPQLAVDVGFALSVVATAALVVIAPAWSRRLVGRGWPRPLADALAVAAAAHVVTAPLVAGISGRFSLVAVGANLAAAPVIAPITVLGSAAAVLSVPWPSAAQVLIRFTGPELWWVIRVARWSSGVPAATLPVPSGPPGVLLVGGVTALVVVAVTRLRGRRWFGGAVALGAVAAALCALAWWLSRLLDPA, from the coding sequence GTGTCTGACACCCGCGGTTCCGGCGTCGTCGAGCCGGGCGCGGCGCGTGTCGACGCTCGCCTGGTGCCGGCCGCGCTCACCTGCTGGGTGGTCACCGCCGCCGGGATCTGGTGGCCGATCGGCCGGGTGCTGGCCGCGTGGTGCGTGGTGTTGGCCGCCGCCTCGGGCGCGCTGGCGTGGCACGCGGCGCGCGGGCGGGGCGGAACCGGGCGGCTGCGGGCCGTCAGCGCCGGCCTGATCTCGGTCGGGGTCATCGGCGCGGGGTTCGGGTTGGCGGTCGCGCTGCGCGCCGAAGCGGTAGATCGCCACCCGATCACGGCGGCCTTCGGGACCGCCGCCCCGGTGACGGTCACCCCCACCGAGAGCCCGGTGTCGCTCGGTCGCGGGCGGCTGATGTTCCGCGCCAAGCTGCAGCGCCTGCGCGACGCGCGGATTGCCGGACGGGTGGTCGTCTTCGCCCGGGCCTCGCACTTCGAATCGGACGCCGGCGGACTGATGGTGGGCCGGCCGGTGCGGTTCACCGCGCGGATCGGCCGTCCGACCCGCCGAGACCTCACGGTCGCCGTGCTCAACGCGTCGGGCCGGCCGACCGCGGGCACCGCCGGCGCCGTGCACCGGGCGGCCCACACGGTGCGCGGTCGGTTCGCCGCCGCCGTCCGCGGCGCGTTGCCCGCCGAGCGGGCGGCGATGCTGCCCGCCCTGGTTCTGGGTGACACCTCGGCGGTCACCGCCGAGACCGACCGCGAATTTCGCGCGGCGGGGATGACCCACCTGATGGCGGTGTCGGGCGCCAACGTGACCATCGTGTGTGCCGCCGTGCTGTTCTCGGCGCGGTTGATCGGCCCGCGGGCGGCCGTCGTCCTCGCCGCGCTGACACTGGTCGCGTTCGTCGTCGTGGTGCAGCCGACGGCAAGCGTGTTGCGGGCGGCAGTGATGGGCGCCATCGCGCTGGCGGGCGTGCTGTTCTCCCGGCGGCGGCAAGCCATCCCGGCGTTGTGCGCCGCGGTGCTGGGTTTGCTGGCGATAGCCCCCCAGCTGGCCGTCGACGTGGGCTTCGCGCTGTCCGTGGTCGCGACGGCGGCGTTGGTCGTCATCGCGCCGGCCTGGTCGCGGCGGCTGGTGGGGAGGGGTTGGCCCCGGCCGCTCGCCGACGCGCTGGCCGTCGCCGCGGCCGCGCATGTGGTGACCGCGCCGCTGGTGGCCGGCATCTCGGGGCGGTTCAGCCTGGTGGCGGTGGGCGCCAACCTCGCGGCCGCACCGGTGATCGCGCCGATCACCGTGCTGGGCAGCGCCGCGGCCGTCTTGAGCGTGCCGTGGCCGTCCGCCGCGCAGGTGTTGATCCGCTTCACCGGCCCCGAACTGTGGTGGGTGATCAGGGTGGCGCGCTGGTCGTCCGGCGTGCCCGCGGCGACGCTGCCCGTCCCGTCCGGGCCGCCCGGAGTCCTGCTGGTCGGCGGGGTGACGGCGCTGGTCGTCGTGGCGGTCACGCGGCTGCGCGGCCGCCGCTGGTTTGGTGGCGCGGTCGCCTTGGGCGCGGTGGCGGCGGCGCTCTGCGCGCTGGCCTGGTGGTTGTCGAGGCTGCTGGATCCCGCGTAG
- the holA gene encoding DNA polymerase III subunit delta gives MHLVLGDEELLVERAVAEVLRSARQRAGSTNDADVPVSRMRAGDVSTYELAELLSPSLFGDERIVVLEAAGDAGKEAAPVIASAAADVPLGTTLVVVHSGGGRAKALAAELQALGAVVHPCARISKASERIDFVRKEFRALRVKVDEETVTAMLDAVGSDVRELAAACSQLVADTGGIVDAAAVRRYHSGKAEVKGFDIADKAVAGDVAGAAEALRWAMMRGEPLVVLADALAEAVHTIGRVGPLSGDPYRLASQLGMPPWRVQKAQKQARYWSRDSVAAAMKVVATLNANVKGAVADADYALESAVRQVAELAAHRGR, from the coding sequence TTGCACCTGGTCCTGGGAGACGAGGAGCTGCTGGTCGAGCGGGCGGTGGCCGAGGTGTTGCGGTCGGCGCGCCAGCGGGCCGGCTCCACGAACGACGCCGACGTTCCGGTCAGCCGGATGCGGGCGGGTGACGTCAGCACCTACGAGCTCGCCGAACTGCTGAGCCCGTCGCTGTTCGGTGACGAGCGCATCGTCGTGCTCGAGGCCGCCGGCGACGCGGGCAAGGAGGCGGCCCCGGTGATCGCCTCGGCAGCGGCCGACGTCCCGCTGGGCACGACGCTGGTCGTCGTGCATTCGGGCGGCGGGCGGGCCAAGGCGCTGGCCGCCGAGTTGCAGGCACTCGGCGCCGTCGTGCATCCCTGCGCGCGGATCAGCAAGGCAAGTGAACGAATCGACTTCGTGCGCAAGGAGTTTCGCGCGCTGCGGGTCAAGGTCGACGAGGAGACCGTGACCGCCATGCTGGACGCGGTCGGGTCCGACGTGCGGGAGCTGGCGGCTGCTTGTTCGCAGCTCGTCGCCGACACCGGGGGGATCGTCGACGCGGCCGCGGTGCGCCGCTACCACAGCGGCAAAGCCGAGGTGAAGGGGTTCGACATCGCGGACAAGGCGGTGGCCGGCGACGTCGCGGGAGCCGCCGAGGCGCTGCGGTGGGCAATGATGCGCGGTGAGCCGCTGGTGGTTCTTGCCGACGCGCTGGCCGAAGCCGTCCACACGATCGGCCGGGTCGGCCCGCTGTCAGGTGATCCCTATCGGCTGGCGTCGCAGTTGGGGATGCCGCCCTGGCGGGTGCAGAAGGCCCAGAAACAGGCGCGGTATTGGTCGCGCGACAGTGTGGCGGCGGCGATGAAGGTGGTGGCCACGCTCAACGCCAACGTCAAAGGCGCCGTGGCGGACGCCGATTACGCGCTGGAATCCGCGGTCAGGCAGGTGGCCGAGCTGGCCGCCCACCGGGGCCGGTGA
- a CDS encoding circularly permuted type 2 ATP-grasp protein yields MSLPSQLEEHRRALRAARAEHIFGGYNASSDTYSMAFDEMFDAQGTVRGPYKGIYAELAPSDASELKARAEALGRAFIDQGITFSLSGQERPFPLDLVPRVISAAEWSRLERGIIQRVKALEMYLDDIYGDQEILNDDIIPRRLITSCEHFHREAMGIVPPNGVRIHVAGIDLIRDEKGNFRVLEDNLRSPSGVSYVMENRRTMARVFPNLFATHRVRAVDDYASHLLRALRNSAATNEADPTVVVLTPGVYNSAYFEHSLLARQMGVELVEGRDLFCRDNQVYMRTTEGEVQVDVIYRRIDDAFLDPLQFRADSVLGVAGLVNAARAGNVVVSSAIGNGVGDDKLVYTYVPTMIEYYLGEKPLLANVETYRCWLDDEREEVLDRIDELVLKPVEGSGGYGIVFGPGASDKELATVAKKVRDDPRSWIAQPMMELSTVPTQIGDTLAPRYVDLRPFAVNDGDDVWVLPGGLTRVALVEGSRVVNSSQGGGSKDTWVLASRASGGERELGAAEVVRSLPESISDPALDGAPRLTQTQTQPTESPQEQQLQQQHQRRARR; encoded by the coding sequence GTGAGTCTTCCGAGCCAGCTTGAGGAACACAGGCGGGCGTTGCGCGCTGCGCGTGCCGAGCACATCTTTGGCGGGTACAACGCGTCGTCGGACACCTATTCGATGGCCTTCGACGAGATGTTCGACGCGCAGGGCACCGTTCGGGGTCCCTACAAGGGCATCTACGCCGAGCTCGCGCCGTCCGACGCCTCGGAGCTCAAGGCCCGCGCCGAAGCGCTGGGCCGCGCGTTCATCGACCAGGGCATCACGTTCTCGCTGTCGGGTCAGGAGCGCCCGTTTCCGCTCGACCTTGTTCCGCGGGTGATCTCCGCCGCCGAGTGGAGCCGGTTGGAGCGCGGCATCATCCAGCGCGTCAAGGCGCTCGAGATGTATCTCGACGACATCTACGGCGATCAGGAAATCCTGAACGACGACATCATCCCGCGCCGCCTCATCACTTCCTGCGAGCATTTCCACCGCGAGGCGATGGGCATCGTCCCGCCGAACGGCGTCCGCATCCATGTCGCCGGCATCGACCTGATCCGCGACGAGAAGGGCAACTTCCGCGTCCTCGAGGACAACCTGCGCTCGCCGTCGGGCGTCTCCTATGTCATGGAGAACCGGCGGACCATGGCGCGGGTCTTCCCGAACCTGTTCGCCACGCACCGGGTGCGTGCGGTCGACGACTACGCGTCGCACCTGCTGCGTGCCCTGCGCAATTCCGCGGCCACCAACGAGGCCGACCCGACGGTGGTGGTGCTGACCCCCGGCGTGTACAACTCGGCGTACTTCGAGCATTCGCTGCTGGCCCGCCAGATGGGCGTCGAGCTCGTCGAAGGTCGCGACCTGTTCTGCCGGGACAACCAGGTCTACATGCGCACCACCGAGGGCGAGGTGCAGGTGGACGTCATCTACCGGCGCATCGACGACGCCTTCCTGGACCCGCTGCAGTTCCGCGCCGACTCGGTGCTGGGGGTCGCCGGCCTGGTCAACGCCGCGCGCGCCGGGAACGTCGTCGTCTCCAGCGCCATCGGCAACGGTGTGGGCGACGACAAGCTCGTCTACACCTATGTGCCGACCATGATCGAGTACTACCTGGGGGAGAAGCCGCTGCTGGCCAACGTCGAGACGTACCGGTGCTGGCTCGATGACGAACGGGAAGAGGTGCTGGACCGCATCGACGAGTTGGTCCTCAAACCGGTGGAGGGATCGGGCGGCTACGGCATCGTGTTCGGCCCGGGCGCATCCGACAAAGAGCTGGCCACCGTCGCCAAGAAGGTCCGCGACGATCCGCGTAGCTGGATCGCGCAGCCGATGATGGAACTGTCGACCGTGCCGACGCAGATCGGCGACACCCTGGCCCCCCGCTACGTCGACCTGCGCCCGTTCGCCGTCAACGACGGCGATGACGTGTGGGTGCTGCCGGGCGGGCTGACCCGGGTGGCCCTGGTCGAGGGCTCGCGGGTGGTGAACTCCAGTCAGGGCGGTGGGTCGAAGGACACCTGGGTGCTGGCGTCGCGCGCGTCCGGCGGCGAGCGGGAGCTCGGCGCGGCCGAAGTCGTGCGGTCGCTACCCGAGTCCATTTCCGATCCGGCGCTGGACGGCGCGCCGCGGCTGACGCAGACGCAGACGCAGCCCACCGAATCGCCACAGGAACAGCAGCTCCAGCAACAGCACCAGCGCCGGGCGAGGCGCTGA
- a CDS encoding ComEA family DNA-binding protein — MRTELPAERLQRRLGAEPDAGSDGAEPAPADQAVDEDQNSLLPRWLPAASPDRGWLARLRADPGRSGAIGLAIVAALAVLVTVFTLLRDRPAPVMSAKLPPVQAASTAGPKSSASPGPSPDRPVVVSVVGLVHSPGLVTLAPGARVADALQAAGGAATGADTVGLNMARPLGDGEQIVVGLAPVPGQPAALASSVASGSTPTPKPPRTGTGPVRPKAGDVVDLNTATVQDLDALPGVGPVTAAAIVAWRQAHGKFTSVDQLAEVDGIGPARLEKLRALVRV, encoded by the coding sequence ATGCGAACTGAACTTCCCGCCGAGCGTCTGCAGCGGCGACTCGGCGCCGAACCGGACGCCGGGTCCGACGGCGCGGAGCCGGCGCCGGCCGATCAGGCGGTCGACGAGGACCAGAATTCGCTGCTCCCGCGCTGGCTGCCCGCCGCGTCCCCGGATCGGGGCTGGCTGGCCAGGCTGCGCGCCGACCCGGGACGGTCCGGCGCGATCGGGCTGGCGATCGTGGCCGCCCTGGCCGTGCTCGTCACGGTGTTCACGCTGTTGCGCGACCGGCCGGCGCCGGTGATGTCGGCCAAACTGCCGCCGGTGCAGGCGGCGTCGACGGCCGGCCCGAAGTCGTCCGCCAGCCCGGGCCCCAGCCCCGACCGGCCGGTGGTGGTGAGCGTGGTGGGCCTGGTGCACAGCCCCGGGCTGGTCACCCTGGCGCCAGGGGCGCGCGTTGCCGACGCGCTGCAGGCGGCGGGCGGAGCCGCGACCGGGGCGGACACCGTCGGGCTGAACATGGCGCGTCCGCTCGGCGACGGCGAACAGATCGTCGTCGGCCTCGCCCCCGTCCCCGGGCAGCCGGCGGCATTGGCGAGCTCGGTGGCTTCGGGCTCCACGCCCACGCCGAAGCCGCCGCGGACGGGGACCGGACCGGTGCGGCCGAAGGCGGGTGACGTGGTCGACCTCAACACGGCGACCGTGCAGGACTTGGACGCCTTGCCCGGTGTCGGCCCGGTCACGGCGGCCGCGATCGTCGCCTGGCGACAGGCCCACGGCAAATTCACCAGCGTCGACCAGCTCGCCGAAGTCGACGGCATCGGGCCGGCGCGGCTGGAGAAGTTGCGCGCCCTGGTCCGTGTCTGA